The following are encoded together in the Ovis canadensis isolate MfBH-ARS-UI-01 breed Bighorn chromosome 2, ARS-UI_OviCan_v2, whole genome shotgun sequence genome:
- the LOC138434017 gene encoding uncharacterized protein, whose product MLSQQSCKTYKERFSFLAPLPGQSPRSIPPGLQTYGQERAPGKGGSAVRGSKTTPTRPRAPGRQPVPAAPRAALPTAVGEGPGGVARRKPLPGVSGPRAAARLPEGAARGMREALTAGPTPRHPARPGLTQPAAAPCRSIHLPASSRPRHFPASASVSPPPPISPLTPCHSPPHRPAAVPPSSSSPAAAAAAVCSVPFGARDGRREVEAI is encoded by the coding sequence ATGTTGTCACAGCAATCTTGCAAAACCTACAAGGAGCGCTTCTCTTTTCTCGCTCCTTTGCCCGGCCAGTCCCCGCGCTCCATTCCCCCCGGTCTCCAAACCTACGGGCAGGAAAGGGCACCGGGCAAAGGAGGGTCGGCTGTGCGGGGCTCGAAGACCACCCCCACGCGACCGCGGGCCCCGGGGAGGCAGCCCGTCCCCGCAGCCCCTCGGGCGGCGCTGCCCACCGCGGTGGGGGAAGGGCCGGGAGGGGTGGCGCGGAGGAAGCCGCTCCCCGGGGTTTCTGGGCCCCGCGCCGCCGCCCGGCTCCCAGAGGGTGCAGCGCGGGGGATGAGGGAGGCCCTGACTGCGGGCCCCACCCCTCGCCACCCGGCGCGGCCCGGGCTGACACAGCCGGCGGCAGCACCTTGCCGCTCCATTCATCTCCCGGCCTCCTCCCGGCCCCGCCATTTTCCTGCCtccgcctcagtttccccacccccgcccatcaGCCCCCTTACCCCGTGCCACAGTCCACCACACAGGCCGGCAGCCGTCCCGCCATCTTCCTCctcgcctgctgctgctgctgccgccgtcTGCTCCGTGCCGTTTGGGGCCAGGGATGGGCGGCGGGAGGTAGAAGCTATCTGA